Genomic window (Puniceicoccus vermicola):
ATGACTGCACCAGAAGAAACTGAGGTCGCACCGGAAACATTAAGAGAACTTAGGAATTTGTCAGCATTCCCTGAAACACCAAAATTTGCAGTCCCTTGCAGTACATTGAGTGAACCCATGCTAGCAAATACGGTACCGTTGGCACTCCCATTTACTAAAGTGAAATAGCCTCCATTCGCCTGATTAATCGTCAGACTACTGGTAATCGATAAATTTGAATTTGCAGCATAGGAGAGAAAAGCCAATGCACCCGATCCAGTCGTTGCGCCAGTTACCGTAATGGAGTTGGTCGAACGACTCCCTCCCATCGATATTGCGTTGTATCCGTCTGTATTCGTAAACCCGACTATATTGTCAGATACTCCGGGAATAAGCGCTCCCTGATCCCAATTGGCACCGGCTGCCCAACCAGCAGTGCCTCCATTGGCAGTCCAATTAAAATCGGTTGCATTGACAGTTAGTGACGACAGAAATGCGGCCAATAATACAGAAGGTCGCAAAAATGGAGTGATAGCGATGGCATTTTTCATAATGGGATAATTCGGATTCAGGCGTAGGACAGAAAATCAGTCTGAACATAGAATCTTCAATGCACAGAGGATTGTCCAGTGACTCGAAACTATAACAGTAAAGTCATGAATTCTCATAATTTAGTGAACAGGATCAGTGAATCCATTGGGGCGCGTTTCCTCATAAACAATGACGAATTCATCCAAGTTTTTAACGAAAACCCAGTCTACTTGATGCATATCAGATCACTGCTGTCCAGTTCAGCGTGGTTTAATATTTCTCAAGTGCTTCATTTGAAGATGCTTATAAAGGAAAAAGGTTGTCCTGCACTTGAAACGCCTGACTGCTTCCCGGCTGCGCTATTCTCAATAGGAGATGAACGCCGGACGACTCGTTTTCACCCAGGTCATAGATATTCTGGATCCCAAGGAACTGACGCGATGCGTCAATCGCTTTCCGATGCCGAGGGCGAACCGCAAGTTTCCGGCCCGGGATCAATTCCTTTCCATGGTCTTCGCCCAGCTCACTTACCGGGAAGGATTGCGCGATATCGAAGCCTGTTTGCGGGGGCAACCAACACGCTTACGCTATGAAAGGCACAAAAAAGACTTCAAGTCTTGATTCTTAACAAGCACCCTCTTCTACCCAGCTCTACTCTCGAAGGTTTCCCTTATTCCTTGTTCGCTTCACCCATCTGAAAAAATCCAAAGGGGGGGGGCACGACGTTCTCCATCGGGCAAACAATCGTCCTCGCCGCCGAGGTCTCTCGTTTCAGGTTTCGTAAGCGAACCTCTGCCATGGAAATGGGATCGAATCCCTTGTCGATCCCTGCGCGCTGCGGCTTTGACTCCTAGCCTTCGGCTCGACTCACTCCTCACCGCGTCAAGGGCGCATCCTGTCCGCCGGAAGAATTCAACCCACCTCTTTCAATCTACACAGTCAAGTAAACCGTTTCTTCCCGACTCAGCGGACGCCGGGCAACCCAAAGGAAAGGTTTATCATGTCCAGGCCCCGAAACAACGCCCGGGAACCTTAGAACCACGTGCCTCAATGAGGTGCGGATTATTCTCTCACAGTGCGCACGGAGCCCACAGAGGTTACCGAGAGGCAGCGTGAAGGAAGGCGCGCACTGGGGCTCCGCAGAAGAAGGATCACGAATAAAGTCAGGATTCCCAATCGAACCGTATCCAACCTCCCAAAAACTCTCCGTGAACTCTGTGCTCTCCGTGAGAGGCAATGCGTCGGAACGGGTTGGACGCGGGCTTTCGAAATCCTCCGCGCCTCTCCCGGCTTGCTCCAAAAGAATGTCATTGCCCTCCGGCTCGGAGAGGAGAAATCTCATACGAGTGAAAACGCCCCATCGTCTCATTTCACCTACGGCGGCTTCGGCCTTTTTCCTGATTCCTCAGATTCTTTTCCCGCTGTTTTTGCTGTTCTCCCCGCTCGCCGCGAAGGATGAAGGGCGTCTGAGCGGTTTTCAAGAAGGGTTGCGGCACCCTTCGAAGGAGACGGACCCCCGGCCATCCCGGGAGGCCACCGTCGGAGAAGAGGCTCTGGCCGAAACGCTTTCCACTTTGATGGGCGGCCTTTTCGTTTCGGGGACGTTCAACAGCCTCGCCTTGGTCGCCCCGGAATCTGGTCCCGATCGGCCCCTCATGAGCCAACCCCGCGCCCCCGGCGAAGCGGTTCTCCCCTACATCGAGGGCGAGTTTCAGTACCAATGGGTGGATGGAGACACAGACGCTCTCGATTTCCGGCTCACCGGAGGCTACGGCCCGGCGGGCGCGTCCGTGCGCTGGACTCGATTCAGGGAGACTGAGCCCGACACCCGCCTGGACGTTCTCCAAGCCTATGGACACCTCCGCCTCACCTTAGGCAATTTCCTGGAATTTTCCCCAGGCTTGGGATACGGAAATTTCTCTCTCGGTGACGACGCAGAGGATGAGGGTGGCCTGGCCCTAACCCTCCCCCTTCGTGTTCACTTCCAACCCGGCATCGGTCTAGAATATCGCCCCGCCTGGGTCTTCCCCAACGGAACGACGGTGAGCGACCAAGAAGTAGCTCTGGTTCTCGGACGCCGCAACGCCTTCCTCCGCCTCGGCTACCGATGGCTTTGGAACGAGTCCGAAACCCTCTCCGGCCCCTACCTCGGCGTGTCGTTGCGCTGGTAAGTTTGCGGGAGCCGCGTAGGAGTTCCGTAGGAATGGCTATCGCCATTCCTCTCCGAAAAAGGAAAGGCGAAAGACACCAAGCCTGGATTTTTGACAAAAGATTCTATCCCAAGCCCTACCCTACCCCATTCTTGCGACAGAAACGGGACTC
Coding sequences:
- a CDS encoding DUF4372 domain-containing protein — its product is MNAGRLVFTQVIDILDPKELTRCVNRFPMPRANRKFPARDQFLSMVFAQLTYREGLRDIEACLRGQPTRLRYERHKKDFKS